One window of the Klebsiella oxytoca genome contains the following:
- the mnmE gene encoding tRNA uridine-5-carboxymethylaminomethyl(34) synthesis GTPase MnmE: protein MSHNDTIVAQATPPGRGGVGILRISGLKARDVAQAVLGKLPKPRYADYLPFKDSDGSALDQGIALWFPGPNSFTGEDVLELQGHGGPVILDLLLKRILTLPGVRIANPGEFSERAFLNDKLDLAQAEAIADLIDASSEQAARSALNSLQGAFSVRVNHLVEALTHLRIYVEAAIDFPDEEIDFLSDGKIEAQLNDVIADLDAVRAEARQGSLLREGMKVVIAGRPNAGKSSLLNALAGREAAIVTDIAGTTRDVLREHIHIDGMPLHIIDTAGLRDANDEVERIGIERAWQEIEQADRVLFMVDGTTTDATDPADIWPDFIARLPKNLPITVVRNKADITGETLGLSEVNDHSLVRLSARTGEGVDVLRNHLKQSMGFETNMEGGFLARRRHLQALSDAAEHLQQGKAQLLGAWAGELLAEELRLAQQNLSEITGEFTSDDLLGRIFSSFCIGK, encoded by the coding sequence ATGAGCCATAACGACACTATCGTCGCCCAGGCAACCCCACCGGGACGCGGTGGTGTGGGCATCCTGCGCATCTCTGGCCTGAAGGCGCGCGACGTTGCGCAGGCGGTACTCGGCAAGCTACCGAAGCCGCGCTATGCCGACTATCTGCCGTTTAAAGACAGCGACGGCAGCGCGCTGGATCAGGGTATTGCCCTGTGGTTCCCCGGCCCGAACTCCTTTACTGGTGAAGACGTGCTGGAGCTTCAGGGCCACGGCGGCCCGGTTATTCTGGATCTGCTGCTCAAACGTATTCTGACGCTGCCCGGCGTGCGCATCGCTAACCCGGGTGAGTTTTCCGAACGCGCGTTCCTCAACGACAAGCTCGATCTGGCGCAGGCAGAGGCCATCGCCGACCTTATCGACGCCAGTTCAGAGCAGGCGGCCCGTTCGGCGTTGAACTCCTTACAAGGCGCCTTCTCCGTACGCGTTAACCATCTTGTGGAAGCACTTACTCACCTGCGCATCTACGTGGAAGCGGCGATTGATTTCCCGGATGAAGAAATCGATTTTCTCTCCGACGGTAAAATTGAAGCCCAGCTGAACGACGTTATCGCCGATCTTGACGCCGTTCGCGCCGAGGCTCGCCAGGGTAGTCTGCTGCGCGAAGGGATGAAGGTGGTGATAGCCGGGCGGCCGAACGCCGGGAAATCGAGCCTGCTGAACGCGCTGGCCGGTCGTGAAGCGGCTATTGTTACGGATATCGCCGGTACCACCCGTGACGTGCTGCGCGAACATATTCATATCGATGGTATGCCGCTGCACATCATCGATACCGCAGGGCTGCGCGATGCGAACGATGAGGTTGAACGCATCGGTATTGAGCGCGCCTGGCAAGAGATTGAACAAGCCGACCGCGTGCTGTTTATGGTCGACGGTACCACTACTGACGCTACTGACCCGGCGGATATCTGGCCGGATTTTATCGCCCGCCTACCGAAAAACCTGCCGATTACCGTGGTGCGCAACAAAGCGGATATCACCGGCGAGACGCTGGGGCTGAGCGAAGTAAATGACCACTCACTTGTTCGCCTCTCGGCGCGCACCGGCGAGGGTGTTGACGTACTGCGTAACCATCTCAAGCAGAGCATGGGCTTTGAAACCAATATGGAAGGCGGTTTCCTGGCGCGTCGCCGCCATCTGCAGGCGCTGTCCGACGCCGCAGAGCACTTGCAGCAGGGTAAAGCGCAGCTTCTGGGCGCCTGGGCCGGCGAGCTGCTGGCGGAAGAGCTGCGCCTTGCCCAGCAAAACCTGAGCGAAATTACCGGTGAATTTACCTCTGACGACCTGCTGGGACGCATTTTCTCCAGTTTCTGTATTGGTAAGTAA